The proteins below are encoded in one region of Deinococcus aquaedulcis:
- a CDS encoding YlxR family protein, whose translation MTGPHPARHVPERTCVACRRKRPQPEFVRLIRVDGAWTVCPGPRQGRGAYLCADRPECWQDKRLRRVFGAQAAAVSALRPGTAQAGTDPIHNAQPPRGDRRESHRR comes from the coding sequence TTGACGGGCCCCCACCCCGCCCGCCACGTGCCGGAGCGCACGTGCGTGGCCTGCCGCCGCAAGCGGCCCCAGCCCGAGTTCGTGCGCCTGATCCGAGTGGACGGCGCCTGGACCGTGTGCCCCGGGCCCCGGCAGGGACGCGGCGCCTACCTGTGCGCCGACCGCCCCGAGTGCTGGCAGGACAAGCGGCTGCGCCGGGTCTTCGGCGCGCAGGCGGCAGCGGTTTCGGCCCTGAGACCAGGCACGGCGCAGGCGGGCACCGACCCGATTCACAACGCGCAGCCCCCACGCGGGGACAGGCGCGAGTCTCACCGGAGGTGA
- a CDS encoding metal ABC transporter ATP-binding protein, with the protein MSPHALDIHDLSVAYGGGRLALRHATLTVQEGSICGLIGMNGTGKSTLFKAAMGFLLPITGQIRVFGQPMRAAQRQGLIAYVPQSEDVDWDFPVSVGDVVMMGRQGRMGFLRRPSVRDRDMVHDALTRVGMAAFAGRQIGELSGGQKKRAFLARALAQEARLLLLDEPFGGVDVGTSEAIIALLRDLRRAGCSVLVSTHDLDSLQEFCDHVAFVGERTVLAFGPTATTFTPQNLARAFGGRQHQPAPLARLEVGA; encoded by the coding sequence GTGAGCCCCCACGCGCTAGATATTCACGACCTCAGCGTGGCCTACGGCGGCGGGCGGCTGGCCCTGCGCCACGCCACGCTGACCGTGCAGGAAGGCAGCATCTGCGGCCTGATTGGTATGAACGGCACCGGTAAGAGCACGCTGTTCAAGGCGGCGATGGGGTTCCTGCTGCCCATCACCGGGCAGATTCGGGTCTTTGGGCAGCCCATGCGCGCTGCCCAGCGCCAGGGCCTGATTGCCTACGTGCCCCAGAGCGAGGACGTGGACTGGGACTTTCCGGTGAGCGTGGGCGACGTGGTGATGATGGGCCGCCAGGGCCGCATGGGCTTTCTGCGCCGCCCCAGCGTGCGTGACCGCGACATGGTGCACGACGCCCTGACGCGCGTGGGCATGGCCGCCTTTGCCGGGCGCCAGATTGGCGAACTCAGTGGGGGCCAGAAAAAGCGCGCCTTCCTGGCCCGCGCGCTGGCCCAGGAAGCCCGCCTGCTGCTGCTCGACGAACCTTTTGGCGGCGTGGACGTGGGCACCAGCGAGGCCATCATTGCCCTGCTGCGCGACCTGCGCCGGGCGGGGTGCAGCGTGCTGGTCAGCACCCACGACCTCGACAGCCTGCAGGAGTTCTGCGACCACGTGGCCTTTGTGGGCGAGCGCACCGTGCTGGCCTTCGGGCCCACCGCTACCACCTTCACGCCCCAGAATCTTGCCCGCGCCTTTGGCGGGCGCCAGCACCAGCCGGCCCCGCTCGCGCGCCTAGAGGTGGGCGCATGA
- the rimP gene encoding ribosome maturation factor RimP codes for MNNNATHNLEGLARTALEPLGFEVLEVQVQNLGGQPVVLIRIDRLDEQPVTVDDLTKASRAAEAEFDRVDPIAGEYRLEFESPGAKRPLTRARHFERMLGLKARVRGEGGLAFTAPIQAVSGDQVTFMVSGEPQTLTVGTFQANLAEFPDRHR; via the coding sequence ATGAATAACAACGCAACACACAATCTGGAAGGGCTGGCCCGCACAGCCCTGGAGCCTCTGGGCTTTGAAGTGCTGGAAGTGCAGGTGCAGAACCTGGGCGGGCAACCGGTGGTCCTGATCCGTATTGACCGCCTGGACGAACAGCCGGTGACCGTGGACGACCTGACCAAGGCCAGCCGCGCGGCCGAAGCCGAATTTGACCGCGTGGACCCCATTGCCGGGGAATACCGCCTGGAATTCGAGTCGCCGGGTGCCAAACGGCCCCTGACGCGGGCGCGGCACTTTGAGCGCATGCTGGGCCTGAAGGCCCGGGTGCGCGGCGAGGGTGGGCTGGCGTTTACGGCCCCCATCCAGGCCGTCAGCGGCGATCAGGTGACCTTCATGGTCAGCGGCGAGCCCCAGACCCTGACGGTGGGCACGTTCCAGGCCAATCTGGCCGAGTTTCCGGACCGGCACCGCTGA
- a CDS encoding NUDIX domain-containing protein: MTMASHDYQSAVRGALVGQDVLLVAVGVALFDADRLLLHQRLDGTWSLPGGHMNPGESLEGAARREVGEETGLAVQNLHVWTVVSGQGAYVDHPEGRSYYVTTIFRSTSFEGILQVSGESQALAWFGLSQVPRHLSPSAQAVVAAWGSPQPVPLLTVLQGP; this comes from the coding sequence ATGACCATGGCCAGTCACGACTATCAGTCCGCTGTGCGCGGCGCCCTGGTTGGGCAGGACGTCCTGTTGGTTGCCGTCGGGGTGGCGCTGTTCGATGCGGACCGCCTCCTACTTCACCAGCGGCTGGACGGCACGTGGTCCCTGCCCGGCGGCCACATGAATCCGGGCGAGAGTCTGGAAGGCGCGGCTCGCCGGGAGGTAGGAGAAGAAACGGGCTTGGCGGTTCAGAACCTGCACGTTTGGACGGTGGTGTCGGGACAGGGCGCATACGTGGACCATCCCGAAGGACGGTCCTACTACGTCACGACCATATTTCGCAGCACATCGTTTGAGGGAATCCTTCAGGTCAGTGGCGAAAGTCAGGCGCTGGCCTGGTTTGGTCTCTCACAGGTTCCGCGTCACCTCAGCCCCTCTGCTCAGGCGGTCGTCGCGGCTTGGGGATCACCCCAGCCTGTTCCGTTGCTGACCGTGCTGCAAGGTCCGTAG
- a CDS encoding sugar efflux transporter, translating into MTDPTPTHPDSPAQTLRAVLRLPHAARLALSVFLLGFGLSLAIPFMALFAVQEAGLSPLQLGLFLSLNAVSAVLIATRLARWSDRWPSRKPLVLLTIAAGAAAYALLGVVRDFAGLLLVGAVFLGTGSAAFPQVFSLARAALQDVPGDLAERAMTALRSVFSLSWVVGPGLGALALAGLDFTGVFALASSCFVLSALPLWRVPGRAPRAALGPDRPSAGPPRRAVAWSALAFVLYGMAMSMGMTFFPLFVTGTLGQSEGLVGLLVGLCALLEIPVMLALVAWRRPPPVARLVTAGMGLFAVHFALLLLAQGVGALVAAQVLRAVVLALLAGLGMTYFQGLMPGRFAAATTLFANTGSVGSMLSGITAGAWAQAFGYRSVFLLCAALTGAAWLLMLWRAQPGAEPTDG; encoded by the coding sequence ATGACCGATCCCACGCCCACCCACCCCGACTCGCCCGCGCAGACGCTGCGGGCGGTGCTGCGGCTGCCACACGCGGCGCGGCTGGCCCTCAGCGTGTTTCTGCTGGGCTTTGGCCTGTCGCTGGCGATCCCGTTCATGGCCCTGTTCGCGGTGCAGGAAGCGGGCCTGAGCCCACTGCAACTGGGCCTTTTTCTGTCGCTCAATGCGGTCAGCGCGGTGCTGATCGCCACGCGGCTGGCCCGCTGGTCAGACCGCTGGCCCAGCCGCAAGCCGCTGGTGCTGCTCACCATTGCGGCGGGGGCCGCCGCCTACGCGCTGCTGGGCGTGGTGCGCGACTTTGCCGGGCTGCTGCTGGTGGGGGCCGTGTTCCTGGGCACCGGCTCAGCGGCTTTTCCGCAGGTGTTCTCGCTGGCGCGTGCGGCCCTGCAGGACGTGCCCGGCGATCTGGCCGAGCGGGCCATGACGGCGCTGCGGTCCGTGTTCAGCCTCTCGTGGGTGGTGGGGCCGGGGCTGGGGGCACTGGCGCTGGCCGGGCTGGACTTTACCGGGGTCTTCGCGCTGGCCAGCAGCTGCTTCGTGCTCTCGGCGCTGCCGCTGTGGCGGGTGCCGGGCCGCGCGCCCCGCGCGGCGCTGGGCCCGGACCGCCCCAGCGCCGGGCCGCCCCGGCGCGCGGTGGCCTGGAGCGCCCTGGCCTTTGTGCTGTACGGCATGGCCATGAGCATGGGAATGACGTTTTTTCCCCTGTTCGTGACCGGCACGCTGGGCCAGAGCGAGGGCCTGGTGGGGCTGCTGGTGGGGCTGTGTGCGCTGCTGGAAATCCCGGTGATGCTGGCGCTGGTGGCGTGGCGCCGCCCGCCCCCGGTGGCGCGGCTGGTGACCGCAGGCATGGGCCTGTTCGCCGTGCATTTTGCTCTGCTGCTGCTGGCACAGGGGGTGGGGGCGCTGGTGGCGGCCCAGGTGCTGCGCGCAGTGGTGCTGGCCCTGCTGGCGGGGCTGGGCATGACCTACTTTCAGGGCCTGATGCCGGGGCGCTTTGCAGCGGCCACCACCCTGTTCGCCAATACTGGCAGTGTGGGCAGCATGCTCAGCGGGATTACGGCCGGGGCCTGGGCGCAGGCCTTCGGCTACCGCAGCGTGTTTCTGCTGTGCGCCGCGCTGACGGGCGCCGCATGGCTGCTGATGCTGTGGCGGGCTCAGCCCGGAGCAGAGCCGACAGACGGGTGA
- a CDS encoding metal ABC transporter substrate-binding protein encodes MICRHLLLLGSLSLAGAALAQPAPPKKTVLTTFTILADMARNVAGDRLNVVSLTRPGAEIHGYQFTPSDIVKAQKADLILNNGLNLELWFSRFTRQLRGVPTVTVTEGIKPISIAADAYRGKPNPHAWMSPKNALIYVENMRKAFVKLDPAGAATFNRNAARYSAEIRKVDAMLAKQLAAVPQNQRALVTCEGAFSYLARDYGLREFYLWPVNAEEGQGTPRQVRAVIDAVRQNRIPAVFCESTVPATGMQQVARDTGARFGGVLYVDSLTDARGPVPTYLDLLRKDAAAIVKGLTGR; translated from the coding sequence ATGATTTGCCGCCACCTTCTGCTCCTGGGCAGCCTGAGCCTGGCCGGCGCGGCCCTGGCCCAGCCGGCGCCCCCTAAAAAGACGGTGCTGACCACCTTCACCATCCTGGCCGACATGGCGCGCAACGTGGCCGGCGACCGTCTGAACGTGGTGTCGCTGACCCGCCCCGGCGCGGAGATTCACGGCTACCAGTTCACGCCCAGCGACATCGTGAAGGCCCAGAAAGCCGACCTGATCCTGAACAATGGCCTGAACCTGGAACTGTGGTTTTCCCGCTTTACCCGCCAGTTGCGCGGCGTGCCCACCGTGACCGTCACCGAGGGCATCAAGCCCATTTCTATTGCCGCCGACGCCTACCGGGGCAAGCCCAACCCCCACGCCTGGATGTCGCCCAAGAACGCCCTGATCTACGTGGAGAACATGCGCAAGGCGTTTGTGAAGCTCGACCCGGCGGGCGCCGCGACCTTCAACCGCAACGCCGCGCGCTACAGCGCCGAAATCCGCAAAGTGGACGCCATGCTGGCCAAGCAGCTGGCCGCCGTGCCGCAGAACCAGCGCGCCCTGGTGACCTGCGAGGGGGCCTTCAGTTACCTGGCGCGCGACTACGGCCTGCGCGAGTTCTACCTGTGGCCGGTGAACGCCGAAGAAGGCCAGGGTACGCCCCGGCAGGTGCGCGCGGTCATTGACGCCGTGCGCCAGAACCGCATTCCGGCCGTGTTCTGCGAGAGCACCGTGCCAGCGACGGGCATGCAGCAGGTGGCCCGCGACACCGGCGCGCGTTTTGGCGGCGTGCTGTACGTGGATTCCCTGACCGACGCCCGGGGCCCGGTGCCCACCTATCTGGACCTGCTGCGCAAGGACGCCGCCGCCATCGTGAAGGGGCTGACCGGCCGGTGA
- the pepF gene encoding oligoendopeptidase F, giving the protein MTTIQAPALPPRSDVPREQTWDIEALFATPDHWQAEAEALPGAMDALATHAGRLGTPEGLLAYLTAADEVELRLTRFFSYASMSASVDGRDAVAAARRDVATTLSARYNTVTAFFRPELLALDEHTVRGWLDTPAFADQRVRLERILRGKPHVRSAEVEELLGAVQAPFASERGIHPALANMDLRFGTAGGTPVTQGNVDRLTAHPEREVRREAWENYADAHLAVRHSQAAMYATNVRQSVFLARARRYPDAISASLSPDRIPVGVVTTLLDTYRAHTPIWHRYWRVRRDWLGLDELREYDVKAALVPPREVSYTQAVDWIAEGMAPLGEEYVADLRHGLTTDRWVDYAENDGKRQGAYSNGGGRVKPYIFMTWNGTMNSYSTLAHEIGHSMHSLLSQREHPSSVPRYTLFHAEVASNFNQAMVRAHLLEQARAAGDTTFEVQIIEEALSNFHRYFFIMPTLAAFELEAYRRIEAGGTLSAPDLMTLTADLLSQGYGDGVTMDRERSGILWAQFSTHLYANFYAYQYATGISAAHQILEQFAADPAGARERYLRFLKSGGRLDPIDALKEAGVDMLSPEPVQATFRTLEGYVARLEELLPERR; this is encoded by the coding sequence ATGACCACAATTCAGGCCCCGGCCCTGCCCCCCCGTTCCGACGTGCCCCGTGAGCAGACCTGGGATATTGAGGCGCTGTTTGCCACCCCCGACCACTGGCAGGCCGAGGCCGAGGCGCTGCCCGGGGCCATGGACGCCCTGGCCACCCACGCGGGCCGCCTGGGCACCCCAGAAGGCCTGCTGGCCTACCTGACGGCGGCCGATGAGGTGGAACTGCGGCTGACGCGCTTTTTCTCGTATGCCAGCATGAGTGCCAGTGTGGACGGCCGCGACGCGGTGGCCGCTGCCCGGCGTGATGTGGCCACCACCCTCTCGGCCCGCTACAACACGGTCACGGCCTTTTTCCGCCCCGAACTGCTGGCCCTGGATGAGCACACCGTGCGCGGCTGGCTGGACACGCCCGCCTTCGCCGATCAGCGCGTGCGCCTGGAGCGCATTCTGCGCGGCAAGCCCCACGTGCGCAGCGCTGAAGTGGAAGAACTGCTGGGCGCGGTGCAGGCGCCGTTTGCCAGCGAGCGCGGCATTCACCCGGCGCTGGCGAACATGGACCTGCGCTTTGGCACGGCGGGCGGCACGCCGGTCACCCAGGGCAACGTGGACCGCCTGACCGCCCACCCCGAGCGCGAGGTCCGGCGCGAGGCCTGGGAGAACTACGCCGACGCCCACCTTGCCGTGCGGCATTCACAGGCCGCCATGTACGCCACCAATGTGCGTCAGAGCGTGTTCCTGGCCCGCGCCCGCCGTTACCCCGATGCGATCAGCGCCAGCCTCTCGCCCGACCGCATTCCCGTAGGGGTCGTCACCACCCTGCTGGACACCTACCGCGCCCACACGCCGATCTGGCACCGCTACTGGCGGGTGCGCCGCGACTGGCTGGGCCTGGACGAACTGCGCGAGTACGACGTCAAGGCCGCCCTGGTTCCCCCGCGCGAGGTGAGTTACACCCAGGCTGTGGACTGGATTGCCGAGGGCATGGCGCCCCTGGGCGAGGAGTACGTGGCCGACCTGCGCCACGGCCTGACCACCGACCGCTGGGTGGACTACGCCGAGAACGACGGCAAGCGCCAGGGGGCCTACAGCAACGGCGGCGGGCGGGTCAAGCCCTACATCTTCATGACCTGGAACGGCACCATGAATTCGTACTCCACCCTGGCGCACGAGATCGGCCACTCCATGCACTCGCTGCTCTCACAGCGCGAGCACCCCTCTTCGGTGCCGCGTTACACGCTGTTTCACGCCGAGGTCGCCAGCAACTTCAATCAGGCGATGGTGCGCGCCCACCTGCTGGAACAGGCCCGTGCGGCGGGTGACACCACCTTTGAAGTGCAGATCATCGAAGAGGCGCTCTCGAACTTCCACCGCTACTTCTTCATCATGCCCACCCTGGCCGCCTTTGAACTCGAAGCCTACCGCCGCATTGAGGCGGGCGGCACCCTCAGCGCGCCGGACCTGATGACCCTGACCGCCGACCTGCTCTCGCAGGGCTACGGCGACGGCGTGACCATGGACCGCGAGCGCTCCGGCATCCTGTGGGCGCAGTTTTCCACCCACCTGTACGCCAACTTTTACGCCTACCAGTACGCCACCGGGATCAGCGCGGCCCACCAGATTCTGGAGCAGTTTGCCGCCGACCCCGCCGGCGCCCGCGAGCGTTACCTGCGCTTCCTGAAGTCCGGTGGCCGTCTGGACCCCATTGACGCCCTGAAGGAAGCGGGTGTGGACATGCTGAGCCCTGAGCCTGTGCAGGCCACCTTCCGCACCCTGGAAGGCTACGTGGCGCGCCTGGAAGAACTGTTGCCGGAACGCCGCTAA
- the infB gene encoding translation initiation factor IF-2: MSKVRIYTLAKDLGVENAKMLEILDGLGVSYKSVSSTIEEDTVELIKQILAEESGEAAPAADTAADAAPSTPAQTAPTPAAEATAAREPEAKAEPVQVAEPAAEATPEIPHRAPVVTIMGHVDHGKTSLLDYIRKTKVAAKEAGGITQHVGAFEAKTSKGKIVFIDTPGHEAFTTIRARGANVADIAIIVIAADDSLMPQTREAIAHAQAAKVPMIVAINKVDLPQADPERVKTDLTQLNLVPEEYGGDLVVVPVSAKTGEGVEDLLEYISLTAELEDLRADPKAAFSGVVIEGKVDKQAGVLATVMVQEGTLHVGDFLVVGEGYGKIKAMTDSAGARIKEAGPSTPVQILGFSEVPSSGEKVQSAKNEHAAREVVAGRVDTRRDAENARVQRRLTLEEMMGPLGSVRTVNLILRADTQGSVEAIQGILARKESDDVKINVMLAGIGAPTEGDVLLASTAEATILCFSVTASGGVKKVADNKGVDIKSFRIIYELIDEVDRLIKGNVEPVFEEKYLGRAEVRMVIRHPKSGNIAGSYVTDGMFKRNAKAKVTRGKQVVYEGTVVGLKRFKDDVREVQTGYECGINLDWNDVMEGDIIEASEMVEVEQA; encoded by the coding sequence ATGTCGAAAGTTCGAATCTATACCCTGGCCAAGGATCTTGGCGTAGAGAACGCCAAAATGCTGGAAATTCTCGACGGTCTGGGCGTGAGCTACAAGAGCGTGAGCAGCACCATTGAGGAAGACACCGTGGAGCTGATCAAGCAGATTCTGGCCGAGGAAAGCGGCGAGGCGGCCCCTGCGGCCGACACGGCGGCCGACGCCGCGCCCAGCACCCCGGCCCAGACGGCCCCTACCCCGGCCGCCGAGGCGACCGCCGCCCGCGAGCCCGAAGCCAAGGCCGAGCCCGTGCAGGTGGCCGAGCCCGCCGCCGAGGCCACCCCCGAGATTCCCCACCGCGCGCCGGTGGTCACGATCATGGGCCATGTGGACCACGGCAAGACCAGCCTGCTGGACTACATCCGCAAGACGAAGGTGGCCGCCAAGGAAGCGGGCGGGATCACCCAGCACGTCGGGGCCTTTGAAGCCAAGACGAGCAAGGGCAAGATCGTCTTTATTGACACGCCCGGCCACGAGGCCTTTACCACCATTCGCGCGCGCGGCGCCAACGTGGCGGACATTGCGATCATCGTGATTGCCGCCGACGACTCCCTGATGCCCCAGACGCGCGAGGCGATTGCCCACGCGCAGGCCGCCAAGGTCCCCATGATCGTGGCGATCAACAAAGTAGACCTGCCCCAGGCCGACCCGGAGCGCGTGAAGACCGACCTCACGCAGCTGAACCTCGTGCCCGAAGAGTACGGCGGTGACCTCGTGGTGGTGCCGGTGAGCGCCAAGACCGGCGAGGGCGTGGAAGACCTGCTGGAGTACATCAGCCTGACCGCCGAACTCGAAGACCTGCGCGCCGATCCCAAGGCGGCCTTCAGCGGCGTGGTCATTGAAGGCAAGGTGGACAAGCAGGCGGGCGTGCTGGCCACCGTGATGGTGCAGGAAGGCACGCTGCATGTGGGCGACTTCCTGGTGGTGGGCGAGGGCTACGGCAAGATCAAGGCCATGACCGACAGCGCGGGCGCGCGCATCAAGGAAGCGGGCCCCAGCACCCCGGTGCAGATTCTGGGCTTCAGCGAAGTGCCGTCCAGCGGTGAAAAGGTGCAGTCGGCCAAGAACGAGCACGCCGCGCGTGAAGTGGTGGCTGGGCGCGTGGACACCCGCCGCGACGCCGAGAATGCCCGCGTGCAGCGCCGCCTGACCCTGGAAGAGATGATGGGGCCGCTGGGCAGCGTGCGCACCGTGAACCTGATTCTGCGCGCCGACACCCAGGGCAGCGTGGAAGCCATTCAGGGCATCCTGGCCCGCAAGGAAAGCGACGACGTCAAGATCAACGTGATGCTCGCCGGGATCGGCGCGCCTACCGAAGGCGACGTGCTGCTGGCCTCCACCGCCGAGGCGACCATTCTGTGCTTCAGCGTCACCGCCTCAGGCGGCGTGAAGAAGGTGGCCGACAACAAGGGCGTGGACATCAAGTCCTTCCGCATCATCTACGAACTCATTGATGAGGTGGACCGCCTGATCAAGGGCAACGTGGAGCCCGTGTTCGAGGAGAAGTACCTGGGCCGCGCGGAAGTGCGTATGGTCATCCGTCACCCCAAGAGCGGCAACATCGCCGGCTCGTATGTGACCGACGGGATGTTCAAGCGCAATGCCAAGGCCAAGGTCACGCGCGGCAAGCAGGTCGTGTACGAGGGCACCGTGGTGGGCCTCAAGCGCTTCAAGGACGACGTGCGCGAAGTGCAGACCGGCTACGAATGCGGGATCAACCTCGACTGGAACGATGTGATGGAAGGCGACATCATTGAAGCCAGCGAGATGGTGGAAGTCGAGCAGGCGTAA
- the nusA gene encoding transcription termination factor NusA: MSQPEFNFADALREVAQARNINELQLIEAFEQSLAQAYTRNVEPDKRIEVHLDPQSGELEVLIVREVVEKVEDENLQISLADALELDPGVEVGMEMEFPVDREKFSRIALQAAKQTLTQKMRETERNVVFNEYKDREGQVLTAQVVRSDNKGNWFVELGAGEAILPPREQIPGEKLTPGNRVKIYLKEVRKTPKGPTILASRADERLLDYLLRQEIPEVANGIVEVKAIAREAGQRSKVAVFSHNSNVDPIGACIGHRGNRIQAVTGELGRERVDVILWDANTRDFIRNALSPAKVGLIEAQPERREATVTVTPDQLSLAIGKGGQNVRLAAKLTGFKIDLRETAAISDLDAAMQQAMQDEQGAQGNAAAQSAFDALFKDSKSVATASPDDVE, encoded by the coding sequence ATGAGCCAACCCGAATTCAATTTTGCCGACGCCCTGCGGGAAGTGGCGCAGGCGCGCAACATCAACGAGCTGCAGCTGATCGAGGCTTTCGAGCAGAGCCTCGCGCAGGCGTACACCCGCAACGTGGAACCCGACAAGCGCATTGAAGTGCACCTGGACCCGCAGAGCGGCGAACTGGAAGTGCTGATCGTGCGCGAGGTCGTGGAAAAGGTCGAAGACGAGAACCTGCAGATCTCCCTGGCCGACGCGCTGGAGCTGGACCCCGGCGTGGAAGTGGGCATGGAGATGGAGTTCCCGGTGGACCGCGAGAAGTTCTCGCGCATTGCCCTGCAGGCCGCCAAGCAGACCCTGACCCAGAAGATGCGCGAAACCGAGCGCAACGTGGTCTTTAACGAGTACAAGGACCGCGAAGGGCAGGTGCTCACCGCGCAGGTGGTGCGCAGCGACAACAAGGGCAACTGGTTCGTGGAACTGGGCGCCGGCGAGGCGATTCTGCCCCCCCGCGAGCAGATTCCCGGCGAGAAGCTGACCCCCGGCAACCGCGTCAAGATCTACCTGAAAGAAGTGCGCAAGACCCCCAAGGGCCCCACCATCCTGGCCAGCCGCGCCGACGAGCGGCTGCTGGACTACCTGCTGCGCCAGGAAATCCCTGAAGTGGCCAACGGCATCGTGGAGGTCAAGGCGATTGCGCGCGAAGCGGGGCAGCGGTCCAAGGTGGCCGTGTTCTCGCACAACAGCAACGTGGACCCCATCGGCGCGTGCATCGGGCACCGGGGCAACCGCATTCAGGCGGTCACCGGCGAACTGGGCCGCGAGCGCGTGGACGTGATTCTCTGGGACGCCAACACCCGCGACTTCATCCGCAACGCGCTGTCGCCCGCCAAGGTGGGCCTGATTGAAGCCCAGCCCGAGCGCCGCGAAGCCACCGTGACCGTGACGCCCGATCAGCTGTCGCTGGCGATTGGCAAGGGTGGCCAGAACGTGCGCCTCGCCGCCAAGCTGACCGGCTTCAAGATTGACCTGCGCGAAACGGCCGCGATCAGTGACCTGGACGCCGCCATGCAGCAGGCCATGCAGGACGAGCAGGGTGCCCAGGGCAACGCGGCGGCCCAGTCGGCCTTTGACGCGCTGTTCAAGGACAGCAAGTCGGTGGCCACCGCCAGCCCGGACGACGTGGAGTAA
- a CDS encoding monothiol bacilliredoxin BrxC family protein, with protein MTQTAQADAQVLVPLTTPEEVDQFLQDYPLAAVFKAGTCHKTMQGFGVVETFLQRFDLPVGYIRVVDWRPASNHVAQRTGIVHHSPQFILFQGGEAQFEVNNWDITPQALTPVFEGQVPPRAQSGSVATDDNVEPYRRLMRAYLDGQLSEWAFQDQYVTLFRDDASLRSQREFELLSRLFGDPDAYHGGLHQLGAPQARGDLRERVQALLAELG; from the coding sequence ATGACGCAGACCGCACAAGCCGACGCTCAGGTTCTGGTGCCCCTGACCACCCCCGAAGAGGTGGACCAGTTCCTGCAGGATTACCCGCTGGCCGCCGTGTTCAAGGCCGGCACCTGCCACAAGACCATGCAGGGCTTCGGGGTGGTGGAAACCTTCCTGCAGCGTTTCGATCTGCCGGTGGGCTATATCCGCGTGGTGGACTGGCGCCCGGCCAGCAACCATGTGGCCCAGCGCACCGGGATCGTGCACCACAGCCCGCAGTTCATTCTGTTCCAGGGCGGCGAGGCGCAGTTTGAGGTGAACAACTGGGACATCACGCCGCAGGCCCTGACCCCGGTGTTCGAGGGCCAGGTGCCGCCCCGCGCCCAGAGCGGCAGCGTGGCCACCGACGACAACGTGGAGCCCTACCGCCGCCTGATGCGCGCCTACCTTGACGGCCAGCTCAGCGAGTGGGCTTTCCAGGACCAGTACGTGACCCTGTTCCGCGACGACGCCAGCCTGCGCAGCCAGCGCGAGTTCGAGCTGCTTTCGCGCCTGTTCGGGGACCCGGACGCCTACCACGGCGGCCTGCACCAGCTGGGCGCCCCGCAGGCCCGAGGCGACCTGCGCGAGCGGGTCCAGGCGCTGCTGGCCGAACTGGGCTAG
- a CDS encoding metal ABC transporter permease encodes MIETLLEPLTYDFMVRALLVSSLVGAACAVLSCFVTLKGWSLLGDAVSHAVLPGVVIAYLLGWPFVVGAFLFGLLSVSAIGFIGSRSRVKEDTVIGVVFTALFSLGLVMISKISSEVHLSHILFGDVLGIGQSELLQTVVAGTLALTAVVLLRKDLVLYIFDPSHARSIGLNTTLLYYALLAILALTIVTALQTVGVILVVAMLITPGATAYLLTDRFGRMLWLAVACGVLSSVLGTYISYFLDGATGACIVLTQSVLFGLAFLFAPKHGQLARRRQQRRERLEELGQLQ; translated from the coding sequence ATGATCGAAACGCTGCTGGAACCGCTCACCTACGATTTTATGGTGCGCGCCCTGCTGGTCAGTTCGCTGGTGGGCGCCGCCTGCGCGGTGCTGTCGTGCTTCGTGACCCTCAAGGGCTGGTCGCTGCTGGGCGACGCGGTGTCGCACGCGGTGCTGCCCGGCGTGGTCATCGCCTACCTGCTGGGCTGGCCCTTTGTGGTCGGGGCCTTCCTGTTCGGCCTGCTCAGCGTCTCGGCCATCGGCTTTATCGGGTCGCGCTCTCGAGTCAAGGAAGACACGGTGATCGGCGTGGTGTTCACGGCGCTGTTCTCGCTGGGCCTGGTCATGATTTCCAAAATTTCCAGCGAGGTCCACCTGTCGCACATCCTGTTCGGGGACGTGCTGGGCATTGGGCAATCGGAACTGCTGCAGACGGTGGTGGCGGGCACCCTGGCCCTGACAGCGGTCGTGTTGCTGCGCAAGGACCTTGTGCTGTACATCTTCGACCCCTCGCACGCGCGCAGCATTGGCCTGAATACCACGCTGCTGTATTACGCGTTGCTGGCCATCCTGGCCCTGACCATCGTGACGGCGCTGCAGACCGTGGGCGTGATTCTGGTGGTGGCCATGCTGATCACCCCCGGCGCCACCGCCTACCTGCTCACCGACCGCTTTGGGCGCATGCTCTGGCTGGCAGTGGCCTGCGGGGTGCTGTCCAGCGTGCTGGGCACCTATATCAGCTACTTTCTGGACGGCGCGACCGGCGCGTGCATCGTGCTGACCCAGAGCGTGCTGTTTGGTCTGGCGTTCCTGTTTGCGCCCAAACACGGCCAGCTGGCCCGCCGCCGCCAGCAGCGCCGCGAGCGTCTGGAAGAACTAGGGCAGCTCCAGTAG